A single window of Chloracidobacterium sp. DNA harbors:
- a CDS encoding DinB family protein has product MLTDVLAQIFERDLGKLQAEVRQYSNEKDLWKKKGEISNSAGNLTLHLVGNLKHFIGAVLGGIEYVRDRDLEFADVDVSRDVLLAAIDETALAVNDTLSKLTPADLEKQYPINVFGHPMTTEFFVVHLATHLDYHLGQINYHRRLMA; this is encoded by the coding sequence ATGCTAACTGACGTTCTTGCACAGATATTCGAACGCGACCTCGGCAAATTGCAAGCTGAGGTTCGGCAATACTCAAACGAAAAGGACCTTTGGAAGAAGAAAGGGGAAATTTCCAATTCGGCCGGCAACCTGACCTTACACCTTGTTGGCAATCTCAAGCATTTTATCGGTGCAGTTCTCGGCGGTATAGAGTATGTTCGCGACCGTGATCTTGAGTTTGCAGATGTTGACGTTTCGCGTGATGTATTGCTTGCCGCGATCGACGAAACGGCGTTGGCCGTTAATGATACACTTTCGAAATTGACACCCGCCGACCTCGAAAAACAATACCCGATCAATGTTTTCGGCCATCCGATGACGACCGAGTTTTTCGTCGTACATCTTGCTACTCATCTCGATTACCATCTCGGGCAGATCAATTACCATCGGCGGTTGATGGCATAA
- a CDS encoding acetyl-CoA carboxylase carboxyltransferase subunit beta: MSWFRRDSPRIDGQGVDGERVVKTEGIFVKCPECDSALYKRELTESHEVCTHCDYHFRYTAEGRLRDLFDDARFEKLDEEVASGDPLGFVDSKPYTDRLDQAIASSGLPEAIISAKGLAGGHLVYAGAMDMSFIGGSMGSAVGEKITRLIEYAVRDRGAVIIFSASGGARMQEGTLSLMQMGKISAALARLHEERLPFISVLTDPTTGGVTASFAMLGDVILAEPKALIGFAGPRVIEQTIRQKLPKGFQRSEFLLEHGMVDIVVDRREMKATIVRMLDFMMNPAVTG; the protein is encoded by the coding sequence ATGTCATGGTTTCGCCGAGACAGTCCGAGGATAGACGGCCAAGGGGTCGACGGAGAAAGGGTAGTAAAGACCGAGGGTATTTTCGTTAAATGCCCGGAGTGCGATAGTGCGCTTTATAAGCGGGAACTTACGGAATCACACGAGGTTTGCACGCATTGTGATTACCATTTTCGGTATACCGCCGAGGGGAGACTCCGCGATCTTTTCGACGATGCTCGTTTTGAAAAGTTAGACGAGGAGGTCGCGTCAGGCGATCCGCTCGGATTTGTCGATTCCAAGCCATACACAGATCGTCTAGATCAGGCGATCGCATCATCCGGATTGCCCGAGGCGATCATATCTGCCAAGGGCCTTGCCGGTGGACACCTTGTTTACGCCGGTGCAATGGATATGTCCTTTATCGGCGGTTCGATGGGCTCGGCCGTCGGTGAGAAGATAACGCGGCTGATCGAGTACGCCGTTAGGGATCGCGGTGCGGTAATAATCTTTTCTGCTTCGGGCGGTGCCAGAATGCAGGAGGGCACTCTGAGCCTTATGCAAATGGGCAAGATCTCCGCCGCACTTGCCCGACTACACGAGGAAAGGCTGCCTTTCATCTCCGTTCTTACAGATCCGACTACCGGTGGTGTTACGGCGAGCTTTGCGATGCTCGGTGATGTCATTCTGGCGGAGCCTAAGGCTCTGATCGGCTTTGCGGGGCCGCGTGTCATTGAGCAAACGATCAGGCAGAAGCTCCCAAAGGGCTTTCAACGCAGCGAATTCCTGCTCGAACACGGTATGGTCGATATCGTCGTTGACCGCCGCGAAATGAAGGCGACGATCGTACGAATGCTGGATTTTATGATGAATCCCGCAGTGACAGGCTGA
- a CDS encoding inositol monophosphatase yields the protein MLNFAIETAREAGQILLEKFDRGIAVHKKGDIDLVTAADLASEALIIERIKSYYPRHSILAEESGNAVVIGGENTWKWIIDPLDGTTNFAHGYPCFCVTIALEHDGEIVIGVTFDPTRNELFAAERGGGASLNGKPIRVSNCEDLGDALIVTGFPYDIKHRNDFARHLTEMLLSSRGVRRDGSAAIDMAYVACGRFDGFWEEGLNPWDVAAGVLLIEEAGGQLSYYDGKPFSIYSPPICASNGLLHSQMLKVLS from the coding sequence ATGCTAAATTTTGCCATCGAAACTGCTCGCGAGGCCGGGCAAATCCTTCTCGAAAAATTTGATCGCGGCATCGCGGTTCATAAAAAAGGTGATATCGATCTCGTCACCGCAGCCGATCTGGCGAGCGAAGCTCTAATTATCGAACGCATCAAGTCCTATTACCCGCGGCACTCGATACTGGCCGAAGAGTCGGGTAACGCAGTGGTGATCGGCGGTGAAAATACGTGGAAATGGATCATTGACCCGCTCGACGGGACGACAAATTTCGCTCACGGATATCCGTGCTTTTGCGTAACTATCGCACTTGAGCACGACGGCGAGATCGTCATTGGCGTGACCTTCGACCCCACTCGAAATGAGCTTTTTGCTGCTGAACGCGGCGGCGGAGCTTCGCTCAATGGTAAACCGATCCGTGTGTCGAATTGCGAGGATCTCGGTGATGCTCTGATAGTCACAGGCTTTCCTTACGACATCAAACATCGAAACGATTTTGCCCGCCACTTGACGGAAATGCTCTTGTCGTCAAGAGGGGTGCGCCGTGACGGCTCGGCGGCGATAGATATGGCGTATGTGGCGTGCGGCCGATTCGACGGTTTCTGGGAAGAGGGGTTAAATCCCTGGGACGTCGCCGCCGGCGTACTCCTGATCGAAGAGGCCGGCGGGCAACTGAGCTATTACGACGGCAAGCCGTTCAGCATCTATTCGCCGCCTATTTGCGCCAGCAACGGCCTGCTACATTCGCAAATGCTGAAGGTACTTTCATAA
- a CDS encoding esterase family protein translates to MRAKHLLNFIVSLTLILSASGAFVNSATAQAVVAARSNKVEERQLKSKLMARDMPYRVILPANYSTKPNEKFPVIYLLHGLTGNYKNWIDKTDVEQFSFGYDFVIVTAEGNNGWYTDSATVPNDKFESYIIKELITEIEKDFRVVGDRDHRMIAGLSMGGYGSLKLGLKYPEMFSLVGSFSGALGAATWSEKTAGSNIGKPLELIYGADGSETRNSNDIFKIVRESTSERIKGLPFIYQSCGTEDFLIANNREFLALMNEKKIAHEYREHPGIHDWVFWNDQVREFLAVADRRLRK, encoded by the coding sequence ATGAGAGCAAAACATTTGTTGAACTTTATTGTGAGCCTGACGCTTATTTTGAGTGCGTCAGGAGCTTTCGTTAATTCGGCAACTGCTCAGGCGGTCGTCGCGGCCAGATCGAATAAAGTCGAAGAACGTCAGCTTAAGAGTAAACTGATGGCTCGCGATATGCCTTATCGTGTGATTTTACCGGCCAATTACTCAACAAAGCCCAATGAGAAGTTTCCGGTGATCTATTTACTTCACGGCCTGACCGGTAATTATAAGAACTGGATCGACAAAACCGATGTCGAGCAGTTCTCGTTCGGTTACGACTTTGTGATCGTCACGGCCGAGGGCAACAACGGATGGTACACCGACAGTGCCACGGTGCCTAACGATAAATTTGAAAGCTATATTATTAAGGAATTGATCACTGAGATCGAAAAAGACTTCAGGGTAGTCGGCGACCGCGACCATCGGATGATCGCGGGATTGTCGATGGGTGGTTACGGATCATTAAAGTTGGGGCTCAAGTACCCTGAAATGTTCTCGCTTGTCGGAAGCTTTAGCGGGGCACTCGGTGCGGCGACCTGGAGTGAAAAAACCGCAGGGTCGAATATCGGGAAGCCTCTGGAACTGATCTACGGCGCCGACGGTAGCGAGACACGCAACTCAAACGATATCTTCAAGATCGTCCGCGAATCTACCTCGGAACGCATAAAGGGCTTGCCGTTTATCTATCAGTCTTGCGGGACAGAAGATTTTCTGATCGCAAACAACCGTGAATTTCTCGCATTAATGAATGAGAAAAAAATTGCACACGAATATCGGGAGCATCCCGGAATACACGATTGGGTATTTTGGAATGACCAGGTGCGAGAGTTTTTGGCAGTAGCCGACCGTAGGCTGAGGAAATAA